The genomic interval AATAGAAAGGGGGAAAATTCAAGGATTCAGTTTTCGGGTAACTATAAGTTCTGAAAACCATCTTAATAGATCAAGGTTAACTAGGTAATAACTTTGATAATGCCAATCTTTATAAGTTATGTTTTTGTAAAAAGATTATTTCATTAAATCTCTGTATATGGAAAAGATGAATACCCAAAAGGGAAAAAATAAGGCCAAATCAGGCCTTGTAAAGAAGTTTACTGGATTGCTGCTGGTTTCAGCATTTATGCTGCCTAATGTATTTGCTCAGTCTCCTAAAGAGATTGAAAAGGTGATCAATCAGGCTCATAAAGAATTTAAGGGAGAGAAAGGAGGAAAGAATGCTGACTACATTCCTTATCTGAAAAATGTGAATTCTGATTTATATGGTATTGCGATTGTGACAGCAGACGGAAAAGTCTATGAAGTAGGAGATACAAAGTTTGAGTTTGGAATTGAGTCTATTTCAAAAGCTTTTGTCCTTGCCATGGCTATGCAACAGAAGGGAAGCGATAAAATTGAAGATAGTATCGGGGTGGATGCTACAGGAATGCCTTTTAATTCGGTTACTGCAATTGAACTTGAAGGGCAGAAGCCATCTAATCCATTTGTGAATGCAGGAGCGATGGCGACAAACAGTATTATCGATGCTAAAAGCAAAGAAGATAAATGGAAATTTATCATGGATAACTTTAATAAATTTGCTGGTCGAGATCTTAAAGTGATAGACGAGCTGTTTAAATCTGAAATGGCGACCAATCAACATAATCAGGCTATAGCGCTTCTTTTGGAATCTTATGGTCGTATGTATGATAATCCGATGACAACAGTTGAGTTGTATACTAAGCAATGTTCTATCGGCGTCAATGCTAAAGATCTGGCTATTATGGCGGCAACTTTTGCTAATAATGGGGTTAATCCTATTACAAAGGAAAAAGTATTAGAACCTAAGTATGTCCCTAAAGTACTTTCTGTAATGAGTACCGCAGGACTATATGAAACAACTGGAGAATGGCTTTTCTCTGTGGGGCTTCCGGGTAAGAGTGGTGTAGGTGGAGGAATTATAGCTGTGGTGCCAGGGGTAATGGGTATCGCGGTATTTTCGCCTCCATTGGATGAAGCCGGAAATAGTGTAAGAGCTCAAAAAGCTATTGAAATGATTTCTGACAACCTTGGATTAAATGTATTCTCGGCTAAGGCGAAAAGATAATATTATTAATATTGATAAATTTATAAGGTATGTTGAGGAGTTTAACATACCTTTTTTATTGTTTACTTAAGTGATTTATTTTATGAATTTAAATGTTGGTTTCTTTTTGATTTAGTTATTTTCGGTTGATTTTTAATGTAATAAATTTTTTTTCTCATTCAGTGAAAAATTAATTGAATTTATTTTTTTTACTATTACTTAGGTAGTGTATATTTACTACTTAAGTATAATGGGTTTTTGAAAAGTTATATTTCCATATTTCTGATCATCAGTTGTATAGCTGTAATATCGTGCAAGGATACGCTTAGGAGCATGCATAGTCTTTTGCATCAAATTCCTAATCCGTTTCACTCTCACAGTCACACCCACATTCATCTTCATCATGGATCTGATCAAAGTTCAAAAGGTTATGATTATCAATACTCGATAGAGGGACATCACCATCATACTGATTCTATAGATAATTATAATGAGTTAAAGAAAGCTTGTGATGATACAAAAGACCATGATGTCCTGGAACATTTTGGATTGGAAGATCAGAAAGATGAAACATCTCCTCCAAATCGAAAACGAGGAGACAAAAAAATATTCAAGATTCAATGGTATCCGGGTGTCTGCTATCAATATGATTTTGATATCATTGGAAATGTTAATGGAAACTATTTGTCAGGAAACAATAATTTCTTTTTAACATATCTTCAGATTCCACCTTCGCCTCCCCCTGAATTTATCCTTCTATAGCCTGTCAATTCGGGACAAATACTAAACTGTTGTGGTGTTTTTAAAACTCTGGTGTTGATTTGTCCGGAACTTAATAATGGTCCATGTGGATCATCAAGCTCTATCCATTCTTCTAATGGAGATAGGGAGAATTATATTCTTATCATTAATTAAATTACAATGAAACAGTTTATATGTCTTACAGCAATATTCATTTTGCTGACGTTTTCTGCTTTTGCTCATGGTATCATCAGAGGTCGGGTAATTAATTCTAATAGCGGAGAGCCTCTTAGTAAAGCAATAATTATACTGAGAGAAAATAATACTATGCTATTAAGCGATGAAAAGGGAGCTTTTGAATTCAGAAGACTTGAAACCGGCATTTACAATCTTGAATGTTCCATGCTTGGCTTCAGATCGAAAACTCAGGAAATAGTGATGAATGAGAATGAAACAAGATTTGTAACTATTAAAATGGAAGAAGGGTTTCTTCAGATAGATCAGATTACTGTATCTCCAAGAAAAGAAGTAAATTATTTCAATGCAATAGACTTTCGTTTAAGACCTACCCAAACCACTCAGGACCTTTTAAGACTTGTTCCGGGCTTGTTCATTGCTCAGCATGCCGGAGGAGGAAAAGCAGAACAGATATTCATAAGGGGCTTCGATGTGGACCACGGTACAGATATAGCCATCTCTGTTGATGGCATGCCTGTTAATATGGTCTCACAGGCTCACGGTCAGGGGTATGCAGACCTTCATTTTGTAATTCCAGAAACTGTAGAAGGAATGGATTTTTCCAAAGGCCCTTATGATACAAAGATCGGTAATTTCAATACGGCAGGGGCTGTCCGGTTTCAGACTTTAAATTATCTGAAAAAAAATGTTGTCAAGTTTGAGGCAGGCAGCTTTAATACATACAGAGGGCTGGCGATGCTTAAGTTGCTTGATAAGGCAGATTCGACAAACTCTCTCAGACAGAACGCCTATCTGGCATCTGAGTTTGTGACTGCAAAGGGTTATTTTGATTTTCCTCAGAACTTTGATCGTCTGAATATTATGGGTAAGTACACAACGGATCTGAATAGTTCTACAAGTCTTAGTCTTTCTTTGTCCACATTTTCAAGTCGCTGGGATGCTTCGGGTCAAATTCCTGAGAGGGCTGTCAGAAGCGGACTCATATCCTGGTATGGTGCTATTGATCCCACAGAAGGAGGTAATACATCAAGAAGCAATGCCAATCTTACCTTGGTAAAAACGCTGAATGATGGCGCAGTTATCAGAAATCAGTTATACGGAATAAATTATAAGTTCAATCTGTATTCGAATTTTACGTTCTTTAAAGATGATTCACTAAATGGAGATGAAATCTTTCAGTATGAAGAAAGAAATATATTCGGATACAATGGTGCCTATTCAAAGAGCTATGAGATACTTGGACTGAAAGCTTCCACCATTGCAGGTGTTGGCCTTAGAGATGATAATATCAGGGACATTGGTTTAGCTCATAGCGTAAAAAGAAGAGTCCTTAGTGATATTAAAAAAGGAGACATTGATGAAACAAATGCCAATGTATTTATTGATCAGTCATTTTACCTTTCTTCCAGAATTACGCTGAATTTTGGTCTAAGATATGATGCTTTTACTTTTCGATATAATGACAGGCTCTCAGATACTCTTGGAAAATCGAGGAATTTGAATGTCTTCAGTCCAAAGGTAAACCTGTATTATAATCTTTCACAAGGAGCTCAGTTATATCTGAGTGCAGGCAAAGGATTTCACTCCAATGATACAAGAGTCGCTATAATGGATTCCGTTCATAATAAAATTCCGGCTGCTTATGGACTTGATTTTGGTACCAATCTGAAAGTTGGAAACAGGATCCTTATCAATGCTGCATGGTGGTTTCTCATCATGGATACCGAGTATACCTATACGGGTGACGATGGCACAATAGGTTCAGAAGGAAGAAGCCGTAGGTATGGTCTTGATCTCAGTGCAAGAGGACAATTGAATAAATGGCTGTTTTTTGATTTTGATTTTAATTATTGCAAGTCAAGACTTACTGATAATTCGGATGAAACAGGTTATCTGCCTTTAGCTCCCAAATTCTCAAGTATTGCAGGACTTAGTATTCGAAGCTTTAAAGGCTTTAGTGCCAGCCTTCGATATCGCTATCTTGGAGAAAGGCCCGCAGCAGAGGATAACTCTATTATAGCTAAGGGATATTTTATTATGGATGCGGTTGTGAACTATACTACAGACAGGTTTCAAATTTACTTATCTGCAGAGAACCTGTTTAATCAAAAATGGAAAGAGGCCCAGTTTGCCACTGAATCCAGATTGAGAGGCGAGAATGAGCCTGTTACAGAAATTCACTTTACTCCTGGAACGCCCTTATTTGTAAAGGCAGGAATAACTTATTTATTCTAAAAAATGATGGAAAGGGAAATTGCAAAATTCCCTTTCCTGTTTTTGCTGAACGATAGATTATGGTGTTTAGTTATAATTTATATAACCTCAAAAGCCCAGGCTTATGACACTCATTAATTTCGCCAGATCCGAATTTGTAAAGTCTGTGAAAGACGGTT from Sporocytophaga myxococcoides carries:
- the glsA gene encoding glutaminase A, translating into MEKMNTQKGKNKAKSGLVKKFTGLLLVSAFMLPNVFAQSPKEIEKVINQAHKEFKGEKGGKNADYIPYLKNVNSDLYGIAIVTADGKVYEVGDTKFEFGIESISKAFVLAMAMQQKGSDKIEDSIGVDATGMPFNSVTAIELEGQKPSNPFVNAGAMATNSIIDAKSKEDKWKFIMDNFNKFAGRDLKVIDELFKSEMATNQHNQAIALLLESYGRMYDNPMTTVELYTKQCSIGVNAKDLAIMAATFANNGVNPITKEKVLEPKYVPKVLSVMSTAGLYETTGEWLFSVGLPGKSGVGGGIIAVVPGVMGIAVFSPPLDEAGNSVRAQKAIEMISDNLGLNVFSAKAKR
- a CDS encoding TonB-dependent receptor; its protein translation is MKQFICLTAIFILLTFSAFAHGIIRGRVINSNSGEPLSKAIIILRENNTMLLSDEKGAFEFRRLETGIYNLECSMLGFRSKTQEIVMNENETRFVTIKMEEGFLQIDQITVSPRKEVNYFNAIDFRLRPTQTTQDLLRLVPGLFIAQHAGGGKAEQIFIRGFDVDHGTDIAISVDGMPVNMVSQAHGQGYADLHFVIPETVEGMDFSKGPYDTKIGNFNTAGAVRFQTLNYLKKNVVKFEAGSFNTYRGLAMLKLLDKADSTNSLRQNAYLASEFVTAKGYFDFPQNFDRLNIMGKYTTDLNSSTSLSLSLSTFSSRWDASGQIPERAVRSGLISWYGAIDPTEGGNTSRSNANLTLVKTLNDGAVIRNQLYGINYKFNLYSNFTFFKDDSLNGDEIFQYEERNIFGYNGAYSKSYEILGLKASTIAGVGLRDDNIRDIGLAHSVKRRVLSDIKKGDIDETNANVFIDQSFYLSSRITLNFGLRYDAFTFRYNDRLSDTLGKSRNLNVFSPKVNLYYNLSQGAQLYLSAGKGFHSNDTRVAIMDSVHNKIPAAYGLDFGTNLKVGNRILINAAWWFLIMDTEYTYTGDDGTIGSEGRSRRYGLDLSARGQLNKWLFFDFDFNYCKSRLTDNSDETGYLPLAPKFSSIAGLSIRSFKGFSASLRYRYLGERPAAEDNSIIAKGYFIMDAVVNYTTDRFQIYLSAENLFNQKWKEAQFATESRLRGENEPVTEIHFTPGTPLFVKAGITYLF